Proteins from a single region of Arctopsyche grandis isolate Sample6627 chromosome 1, ASM5162203v2, whole genome shotgun sequence:
- the LOC143913112 gene encoding uncharacterized protein LOC143913112, with the protein MQHSGKFSIKKSILNPKLIIQDCVPIRHYFLGFCQCCHIHSNYSSEPQAHLRHDILHKGICVTKRCNVSEEHSKNVTYDKKIVESFLTKCMTRELEEAYQLEGNVSVRYCEDKVYSRSFNIFDWVYVAIILGIVIMNGIGTVYDVWRKKREIKLENRFLLSFSIISNWRRNMTFESISNRKKTFKPIDGLRFFLICCLLFVHLPIINVTYIDNAIKIDSIRGMEGTINITLLIQLTPVYAVVLGFLCTLYDYMGSGPLWQDNIVIEADACRQLWWTHFIYINNYLDVPTACYDITWYLAADMQLFCYGTLVMMIIWKFPSLSRYFFGLLIIIAIIVPGLQTYIFNYYPIIPPYSERTLNHFKNNPTFTNIYATVSGNLFGSTIGITAGYLHYYMEKKDISLAKIKAFKQQQFWFRILFYISWPMLFCIVLSGRLFINFVYDPIIAGVYVSLHRPLFAFFAMTFILGAIHKCYNISRGFLEWDGFQLLSKFTYCVYLTHFMIQRYSSGFTHLPYHISSFNAVSKFLIIFARNLAIKRYKRNGAYKRLHGTLCARHNEKRLKTEYVGEKCDKVVLAFKNKKIQEATKKEEERNKTENILTVSED; encoded by the exons ATGCAACATAGTGGAAAATTCAGCATTAAAAAGAGCATATTAAATCCGAAACTCATAATTCAAGATTG TGTGCCTATACGACATTATTTCCTTGGTTTTTGTCAGTGTTGTCATATACATAGC AACTATAGTTCGGAACCACAGGCTCACCTTAGGCACGATATACTTCATAAAGGCATTTGTGTAACTAAAAGATGCAATGTCTCCGAGGAGCATTCTAAGAATGTAACATATGATAAGAAAATAGTGGAAAGTTTTCTTACAAAATGTATGACTAGAGAACTAGAAGAAGCGTATCAACTGGAAGGAAATGTTTCTGTTCGATATTGTGAAGACAAAGTTTACTCGAGATcattcaacatctttgattggGTTTACGTCGCTATCATTTTGGGTATAGTGATCATGAATGGTATCGGAACTGTTTATGACGTGTGGCGGAAAAAGCGGGAAATTAAATTAG AAAACAGATTCCTTCTTTCATTTTCTATCATATCTAATTGGAGAAGAAATATGACTTTTGAAAGTATAtcaaacagaaaaaaaacctTTAAGCCAATAGATGGACTACGCTTTTTCTTAATCTGTTGTCTTTTGTTTGTCCATTTACCAATTATAAACGTCACGTATATCGATAATGCTATAAAAATTGATTCG atTCGAGGAATGGAAGGTACGATTAACATAACCTTGCTCATTCA ATTGACTCCAGTGTATGCAGTGGTTCTCGGGTTTTTGTGTACTCTGTATGATTACATGGGATCTGGACCATTATGGCAAGACAATATAGTAATCGAAGCAGACGCGTGTCGACAATTATGGTGGACAcattttatctacataaataattatttagacGTACCCACAGCCTGCTACGACATAACTTG GTATTTAGCAGCTGATATGCAATTATTCTGCTATGGAACGTTAGTAATGATGATTATATGGAAATTTCCATCATTATCTCGTTACTTTTTTGGATTATTAATAATCATTGCAATTATCGTTCCTGGTCTTCAaacttatattttcaattattacccAATAATTCCACCATACTCTGA aCGCACCTTGAATCATTTCAAGAACAATCCAACGTTCACAAATATATATGCAACAGTGTCAGGAAATCTATTTGGTTCTACAATTGGCATAACCGCTGGTTATTTGCATTACTACATGGAAAAAAAAGACATATCATTGGCGAAAATAAAGGCATTTAAACAACaacagttt TGGTTTCGTATATTGTTTTACATTTCATGGCCAATGTTGTTTTGTATTGTACTAAGTGGAAGACTTTTCATCAACTTCGTTTATGACCCTATAATCGCTGGCGTATACGTATCTCTCCACAGACCGCTATTTGCTTTCTTTGCAATGACGTTTATTCTAGGAGCTATTCACAAATGCTACA ATATTTCGCGAGGCTTTCTGGAATGGGACGGCTTCCAATTATTAAGCAAATTTACTTATTGCGTTTATTTAACACATTTCATGATACAAAGGTATTCTTCGGGATTTACACATCTGCCATACCATATTTCGAGTTTCAATGCAgtaagtaaatttttaattatatttgcaCGAAACTTGGCAATTAAACGCTATAAAAGGAATGGCGCCTACAAAAGGTTGCATGGAACGTTGTGTGCTAggcataacgagaagagattgaaaacggaatacgtgggtgagaaatgtGACAAAGTTG TTCtagcatttaaaaacaaaaaaatacaagaaGCTACTAAAAAAGAGGAAGAAAGAAACAAAACGGAAAACATATTGACTGTTAGTGAAGACTAA